A DNA window from Agrobacterium vaccinii contains the following coding sequences:
- a CDS encoding AMP-binding protein — MIRIGETFYDKAYFEKRSAELTALTGLAQSARFAVCFADAVDWLAFFFAIRQAGASVLPIHPGTPYAAARKLAVQAGCDRLFYNSLTGEALPEASVTGGEGELLQMSSGTTGAPKLIARTWQNIETEIASYVQAFTASADMTPIAACPTTHSYGLICGLLVGLHRGVTPVVVDTGNPKYLLKVMRETERPVLYSSPAILHMLAQLLPAGERLHAAMTSGTLLPEPWFARIREKCDNLFQQYGCSEAGCVAINPDLTAAHDMGYVLPHVTADTGSDLEAAADIVIRKADGQQIHTRDLGYVRADGMLVFVSRMDDMINVAGLNVYPKDVEDAVTAMPGITDAVAFRKSDRFAGERVALLFSAENPVSSSALREWLSKQLATHQLPSEMIQVSDIPRQANGKISRRDVAERHAAGAFLPVPTGVAS, encoded by the coding sequence ATGATCAGGATTGGCGAAACGTTTTACGACAAAGCCTATTTCGAAAAGCGCTCAGCAGAGCTGACCGCTTTGACGGGACTTGCGCAGTCCGCCCGTTTCGCGGTGTGCTTTGCAGATGCAGTCGACTGGCTGGCGTTTTTCTTCGCCATCCGGCAAGCCGGTGCCAGCGTTCTACCGATCCACCCCGGCACGCCCTATGCGGCGGCGCGCAAGCTCGCCGTGCAGGCAGGGTGCGACCGGCTGTTCTATAACAGTTTGACGGGCGAAGCCTTGCCGGAAGCATCCGTAACGGGCGGCGAAGGCGAATTGCTGCAAATGAGTTCCGGCACGACCGGCGCGCCAAAGCTGATTGCCCGCACATGGCAGAATATCGAAACGGAAATCGCGAGCTACGTGCAGGCATTCACAGCCTCCGCTGATATGACGCCCATCGCCGCCTGCCCGACGACGCATTCATATGGACTGATCTGCGGCCTTCTGGTGGGGCTTCATCGTGGCGTCACGCCTGTGGTCGTGGATACCGGCAATCCGAAATATCTTTTGAAAGTCATGCGCGAGACCGAGCGGCCCGTGCTCTATTCCTCGCCTGCCATCCTGCATATGCTGGCCCAACTTCTGCCTGCTGGCGAAAGATTGCACGCCGCCATGACCTCGGGCACGCTGTTGCCGGAACCTTGGTTCGCGCGCATTCGTGAAAAATGCGACAATCTCTTCCAGCAATATGGTTGCTCGGAAGCCGGTTGTGTCGCCATCAACCCTGATCTAACCGCCGCGCACGATATGGGCTACGTTCTGCCACACGTTACTGCGGACACAGGCAGCGATCTCGAGGCGGCAGCCGATATCGTCATCCGCAAGGCCGACGGTCAACAAATCCACACGCGCGACCTTGGATATGTCAGAGCTGATGGCATGCTGGTCTTCGTGTCGCGCATGGATGACATGATCAATGTCGCTGGCCTCAATGTCTATCCCAAGGATGTCGAAGACGCTGTCACCGCCATGCCCGGCATTACCGACGCCGTCGCATTTCGCAAGAGCGACCGCTTTGCAGGCGAGCGCGTGGCCCTTCTTTTTAGCGCCGAAAATCCGGTGTCATCAAGCGCGCTACGGGAATGGTTGAGCAAGCAGTTGGCCACCCACCAATTGCCGTCCGAAATGATCCAGGTCAGCGACATTCCCCGCCAGGCCAACGGTAAGATCAGCCGCCGTGATGTTGCCGAACGCCATGCCGCTGGCGCCTTTCTTCCAGTCCCAACCGGAGTGGCTTCATGA